From the Marinitoga sp. 38H-ov genome, one window contains:
- a CDS encoding cation diffusion facilitator family transporter produces MSGHHHHHENDLTEKKLFFSVVSNLIISLSEIIGGMISNSLALISDSLHNLNDTFALVLSYVARKISKKPKDTIRTYGYKRVEILAAFINTVFLLAVAIFLIVEGIKKFYNPEVIDGKLMLIISIIGLLGNLITAFLLFKESKDNLNIKATFVHIASDTLSSVLIIFGAIFIYKYNWYILDPLFTLFISGYIIYESYSLLKESVNILIQGIPNDIDLDGIKREVEKLNFVDDVHHIHVWTTDGKDKYLECHVSLNENDNYDLDDYLKRINSLLHEKFDISHTTIQFEKNICKGGK; encoded by the coding sequence ATGTCTGGACATCATCACCATCATGAAAATGATTTAACTGAAAAAAAATTATTTTTTTCTGTTGTTTCAAATTTAATTATTTCATTATCAGAAATTATTGGAGGTATGATTTCAAATAGTTTAGCCCTAATTTCTGATTCGCTCCATAATTTAAATGATACTTTTGCTTTAGTTCTAAGTTATGTTGCCAGGAAAATATCAAAAAAACCAAAAGATACTATAAGAACATATGGATATAAAAGAGTTGAAATATTAGCTGCATTTATTAACACTGTATTTTTGTTAGCTGTTGCTATATTTTTAATTGTTGAAGGTATTAAAAAGTTTTATAATCCAGAAGTAATTGATGGTAAATTAATGTTGATAATTTCTATTATTGGTTTATTAGGAAATTTAATTACAGCATTTCTTTTATTTAAAGAATCTAAAGATAATTTAAATATTAAAGCTACTTTTGTACATATTGCTAGCGATACATTATCATCTGTGTTAATAATATTTGGAGCAATTTTTATATATAAATATAACTGGTATATTTTGGATCCATTATTTACATTATTTATTAGTGGTTATATTATTTATGAAAGTTACTCATTATTAAAAGAGAGCGTAAATATTTTAATTCAAGGAATACCAAATGATATAGATCTTGATGGAATAAAAAGAGAAGTTGAAAAATTGAATTTTGTTGATGACGTTCATCACATACATGTGTGGACAACTGATGGAAAAGATAAGTATTTAGAATGTCATGTTTCGTTAAACGAAAATGATAATTATGATTTAGATGATTATTTGAAAAGAATAAATTCATTATTACATGAAAAATTTGATATTAGCCATACAACAATTCAATTTGAAAAGAATATTTGTAAAGGGGGAAAATAG
- a CDS encoding lactate utilization protein, which produces MREELWNWKYQKLGEKVVTNLKRKKHDAFLVDKKEDVVPLLKEIMRENSLVAVGGSLTLNECGVLDFLRNGKFNFLDRYNAKSKEDLEKIQFEMFKADYFLCSANAITEDGKIVQLDGNGTRVAPMIFGPKHVIIVAGINKIVPDVESANKRIEYISPMNSKRLNFDTPCTYTGKCDDCMSPQRICVHRVIVETGVRHPGRFKIILVKEDLGL; this is translated from the coding sequence ATGAGAGAAGAATTATGGAATTGGAAGTATCAAAAACTTGGCGAAAAGGTTGTAACAAATCTAAAAAGAAAAAAACATGACGCTTTTTTAGTGGATAAAAAAGAAGATGTTGTACCTCTATTAAAAGAAATAATGAGAGAAAATAGTTTAGTCGCAGTTGGCGGAAGTCTAACTCTTAATGAATGTGGAGTTTTAGATTTTTTAAGAAATGGGAAATTTAATTTTTTAGATAGATATAATGCAAAATCAAAAGAAGATTTAGAAAAAATACAATTTGAAATGTTTAAAGCAGATTATTTCTTATGTAGTGCAAACGCTATTACTGAAGATGGGAAAATTGTACAGTTAGATGGTAATGGAACACGTGTTGCTCCAATGATATTTGGTCCAAAACATGTAATAATAGTAGCTGGAATAAACAAGATTGTTCCAGATGTTGAAAGTGCAAATAAAAGAATAGAATATATATCCCCAATGAATTCAAAAAGGTTGAATTTTGATACCCCTTGTACATATACAGGAAAATGTGATGATTGTATGTCACCTCAAAGAATTTGTGTTCATAGGGTTATTGTAGAAACCGGGGTTAGACATCCTGGTAGATTTAAAATTATTTTAGTTAAAGAAGATTTAGGATTATGA
- a CDS encoding GGDEF domain-containing protein: MKKEILEKLLPYEEFIIKSKFNQGFYFIFENFSKILKQVYSDIYISGDVFSVPDNIFKIINMSKNGHFILKNIYIVEDKNEQKVKFIGNNKEICLNYNILKKTESEVFYYIIKSLSEKYAISLVDIMLKSTNLSYNMISMKKVIEEASKIETSLDKLIYIYLTALTMQYGGGFNRAIFFKKDNNNNYEIFRAIGFKNENEAYSVWEFLDKINYDFDAAIKNYSKDKYFSSLEEKIIGLKISKDVIGNVDNIPLIMSANKVPITIRNYLDLHNEFAVLSLKTENNEIGFILVDNRYTKKKITEDQLYFLDFLSKQFTILWENKIYIESLSLEAKKDFLTGFYNRRCFDKYINSIIESNKKNIGIVIIDMDNFKKVNDEYGHYMGDELLRNISEIILNNIRETDRAFRYGGDEFILIFENISKKDLSNILERIKNSYYKKTGYTFSAGAVICENPEEINKYIKKADEVLYISKKEYKGDFVIR; encoded by the coding sequence ATGAAAAAAGAAATTTTAGAGAAACTATTACCATATGAAGAATTTATAATTAAATCAAAATTTAATCAAGGGTTTTATTTTATATTTGAAAATTTTAGTAAAATTTTAAAACAAGTATATTCAGATATTTATATTTCAGGAGATGTATTTTCTGTTCCGGATAATATTTTTAAAATCATAAATATGTCTAAAAATGGACATTTTATATTAAAGAATATATATATTGTAGAAGATAAAAACGAACAAAAAGTAAAATTTATTGGGAATAATAAAGAGATATGTTTAAATTATAATATTTTAAAAAAAACCGAGAGTGAAGTGTTTTATTATATTATAAAATCTCTTTCGGAAAAATATGCTATTTCATTGGTTGATATAATGCTTAAAAGTACAAATCTCTCATATAATATGATAAGTATGAAAAAGGTTATAGAAGAAGCATCTAAAATTGAAACCTCTTTAGATAAATTAATATATATTTATTTAACTGCTTTGACAATGCAATATGGTGGAGGATTTAATAGAGCTATATTTTTTAAAAAAGATAACAATAATAATTATGAAATTTTTAGAGCTATAGGATTCAAAAATGAAAATGAGGCATATTCTGTGTGGGAATTTTTGGATAAAATAAATTATGATTTTGATGCGGCTATTAAGAATTATTCTAAAGATAAATATTTTTCATCACTAGAAGAAAAAATAATAGGATTAAAAATTAGTAAAGATGTAATAGGTAATGTTGATAATATACCTTTAATTATGAGTGCAAATAAAGTTCCAATAACTATAAGAAATTATCTGGATTTACATAATGAATTTGCAGTATTATCATTAAAAACTGAAAATAATGAAATAGGTTTTATTTTAGTTGATAACAGATATACAAAAAAGAAAATAACAGAGGATCAATTATACTTTTTAGATTTTCTTTCAAAACAATTTACTATTTTGTGGGAAAATAAAATATATATAGAGTCATTGAGTTTAGAAGCTAAAAAAGATTTTTTAACAGGATTTTATAATAGAAGGTGTTTTGATAAATATATAAATTCTATTATTGAATCTAATAAGAAAAACATAGGTATTGTAATTATAGATATGGATAATTTTAAGAAAGTTAATGATGAGTATGGGCATTATATGGGAGATGAATTATTAAGAAATATATCTGAAATTATATTAAATAATATAAGAGAAACAGATAGAGCATTTAGATATGGTGGAGATGAATTTATTCTAATATTTGAAAATATAAGCAAAAAAGATCTGTCAAATATTTTAGAAAGAATAAAAAATAGTTATTATAAAAAGACGGGATATACATTTTCTGCTGGAGCTGTTATCTGTGAAAATCCAGAGGAAATTAATAAATATATTAAGAAAGCAGATGAAGTATTATATATTTCAAAAAAAGAATATAAGGGAGATTTTGTAATAAGATAA
- the secA gene encoding preprotein translocase subunit SecA, with amino-acid sequence MSILSKIFDKNKRFINKYKKTVDKINALESQIEKLSDDKLKEKTIEFKKRLNDGETLDDLLVEAFAVVRETSKRVLKMRHFDVQLMGGIALHEGKIAEMKTGEGKTLVATLPVYLNALTGKGVHLATHNDYLAKRDAQWMGPIYEFLGLTVGFIQAGMENEDRKKAYQCDITYGTANEFGFDYLRDNLVYDLNDKVQRGHYYAIVDEADSILIDEARTPLIISGPSDTPSQLYLRFASIVKKLKKDEDFTLDEKGKAVILTDEGIDKLEKMLGIDNLYDPKNIHYLFHALNALKALYYFKRDKDYIIQGGEVIIVDEFTGRLMQGRRYSEGLHQAIEAKEGVKVKEESLTYATITFQNYFRMYEKLSGMTGTAKTEEDEFKQIYNCEVVVIPTNKPVIREDKNDLIFKTQKEKWNAVVKEIKERYKKGQPMLVGTTSIETSELLSYMLKKEEIPHNVLNAKYHEKEAEIVAQAGQKGMITIATNMAGRGTDIKLGEGVVELGGLYVIGTERHESRRIDNQLVGRSGRQGDPGESRFFLSFEDDLLRLFGGDKLKNIMNTLKIEDGQPIEHSLLSKIIRDAQKRVEGIHFSIRKRLFELDSIMDYQRSSIYSHRDWILEQNDYDEHLKEIFEDVVDRIIETSIDEDEMVNKDELSKKLLAFNIIEKIDFDNIEECKDKVFKLLWDKYVSKKKEFGEEFHQIAKFIMLKIIDERWRKHLEAIEHLKEAVSLRAYGQKDPAMEFKRESYMLFEDLINNIYDDTVSYLIRIVKVDTSKEEEETKKKIKQLNFVHNDGSVINRAEKRKEKKTSHKRIRIKR; translated from the coding sequence ATGAGTATATTATCAAAGATTTTCGATAAGAACAAAAGATTTATAAATAAATATAAAAAAACTGTAGATAAAATCAACGCTTTAGAGTCACAAATTGAAAAATTATCTGATGATAAATTAAAAGAAAAAACTATCGAATTTAAGAAAAGATTAAACGATGGTGAAACATTAGATGATTTATTAGTTGAAGCTTTTGCAGTAGTAAGAGAAACTTCAAAAAGAGTATTAAAAATGAGACATTTTGATGTTCAACTAATGGGAGGAATCGCTTTACATGAAGGTAAAATAGCTGAAATGAAAACCGGTGAAGGAAAAACATTGGTCGCTACATTACCAGTATATTTAAATGCATTAACCGGAAAAGGAGTGCATTTAGCAACACATAATGATTACTTAGCAAAAAGAGATGCTCAATGGATGGGACCAATATACGAATTTTTAGGACTTACTGTTGGATTTATTCAAGCCGGCATGGAAAATGAGGATAGAAAAAAAGCTTATCAATGTGATATTACATACGGTACTGCTAATGAATTTGGATTTGATTATTTAAGAGATAATTTAGTATATGATTTAAATGACAAAGTTCAAAGAGGTCACTATTATGCTATAGTCGATGAAGCAGATAGTATTTTAATAGATGAAGCAAGAACTCCTTTAATTATTTCCGGGCCATCTGATACACCTTCTCAATTATATTTAAGATTTGCTAGTATTGTTAAAAAATTAAAAAAGGATGAAGACTTTACATTAGATGAAAAAGGAAAAGCTGTTATTTTAACAGATGAAGGTATTGATAAATTAGAAAAAATGTTAGGTATTGATAATTTATACGATCCAAAAAACATCCACTATTTATTCCATGCTTTAAATGCATTAAAAGCATTATATTATTTCAAAAGAGATAAGGATTATATAATTCAAGGCGGAGAAGTTATAATAGTTGATGAATTTACAGGAAGATTAATGCAAGGAAGAAGATATTCTGAAGGGTTACATCAAGCTATAGAAGCTAAAGAAGGAGTTAAGGTTAAAGAAGAATCTTTAACATATGCTACAATAACATTCCAAAATTATTTTAGAATGTATGAAAAACTTTCTGGTATGACAGGTACAGCTAAAACAGAAGAAGACGAATTTAAACAAATATATAATTGTGAAGTTGTTGTTATCCCCACAAATAAACCTGTTATTAGAGAGGATAAAAATGATTTAATATTCAAAACCCAAAAAGAAAAATGGAATGCTGTTGTAAAGGAAATTAAAGAAAGATACAAAAAAGGACAACCTATGTTGGTTGGAACTACTTCTATTGAAACAAGTGAATTATTAAGTTATATGTTAAAAAAAGAGGAGATACCTCATAATGTTTTAAATGCAAAATACCATGAAAAAGAAGCTGAAATAGTAGCTCAAGCTGGACAAAAAGGAATGATAACAATAGCCACTAATATGGCAGGTAGAGGTACTGATATTAAATTAGGTGAAGGCGTTGTAGAATTAGGCGGATTATATGTTATCGGTACAGAAAGACATGAAAGTAGAAGAATCGATAATCAATTAGTAGGGCGTTCTGGAAGACAAGGTGATCCGGGAGAATCAAGATTCTTCTTATCTTTTGAAGATGACTTATTAAGACTTTTTGGTGGAGATAAACTTAAAAATATTATGAATACTTTAAAAATAGAAGACGGACAACCAATTGAACATAGTCTTTTAAGTAAAATTATTAGAGACGCTCAGAAGAGAGTAGAAGGTATTCATTTCTCTATTAGAAAGAGATTATTTGAATTAGACTCTATTATGGACTATCAAAGATCTTCTATTTATTCACACAGAGATTGGATACTAGAACAAAATGACTATGACGAACATTTAAAAGAAATATTTGAAGATGTAGTTGACAGAATAATTGAAACTTCTATTGATGAAGATGAAATGGTTAATAAGGATGAACTTTCTAAAAAATTATTAGCTTTTAATATAATAGAAAAAATTGATTTTGATAATATAGAAGAATGTAAAGATAAAGTATTTAAATTATTATGGGATAAATATGTTTCAAAGAAAAAAGAATTTGGTGAAGAATTCCATCAAATCGCTAAATTTATTATGCTTAAAATTATAGACGAAAGATGGAGAAAGCACTTGGAAGCTATAGAACATTTGAAAGAAGCTGTTAGTTTAAGAGCATATGGTCAAAAAGACCCTGCCATGGAGTTTAAGAGAGAGTCCTATATGCTTTTTGAAGATTTAATTAATAATATTTATGATGATACAGTTTCATATTTGATTAGAATAGTTAAAGTAGATACAAGTAAGGAAGAAGAAGAAACTAAGAAAAAAATAAAACAATTAAATTTTGTTCATAATGATGGAAGTGTTATAAATAGAGCTGAAAAAAGAAAAGAAAAAAAGACTTCACATAAAAGAATTAGAATAAAGAGGTGA
- the prfB gene encoding peptide chain release factor 2, with amino-acid sequence MLDYEVKVKIEELREKFKNLQNLFDIEKTKKRIIELENEMTNPDFWNDQKRAEKISREVQHLKNERDEFNSLQSLFEDLDVAIEFSEEDPTMDEHALEILKEIEKKVKEFELAMLLSGKYDSNNVFLTIHPGAGGTESHDWADMLLRMYTRWAEKSNYKIDIIDYLPGDEAGIKSVTIKINGSFAYGKLKYESGVHRLVRVSPFDAANRRHTSFASVSVTPELDEDIDIEIKPDDLKIDTYRSGGAGGQHVNKTDSAVRITHLPTGIVVACQNERSQHQNKATAMQILKARLFELEMQKKMEEKLKLMGDMKDISWGNQIRSYVLYPYKMVKDHRTNHETSNADAVLDGELDSFIEAELLYFAKINKDD; translated from the coding sequence ATGCTAGATTATGAAGTAAAGGTGAAAATTGAAGAGTTACGTGAAAAATTTAAAAACCTTCAAAATCTTTTTGATATAGAAAAAACAAAAAAAAGAATTATTGAACTTGAAAATGAAATGACAAATCCTGATTTTTGGAATGATCAAAAAAGAGCTGAAAAAATATCAAGAGAAGTTCAACATCTAAAAAATGAAAGAGATGAATTTAATTCTTTACAAAGCCTTTTTGAAGACCTAGATGTAGCTATAGAATTTTCAGAAGAAGATCCAACTATGGATGAGCATGCTCTAGAAATATTAAAAGAAATAGAAAAAAAAGTTAAAGAGTTTGAATTAGCTATGTTATTATCAGGAAAATATGATTCCAATAATGTCTTTTTAACTATACATCCTGGTGCTGGGGGTACAGAATCACATGATTGGGCAGATATGTTATTAAGAATGTATACTAGATGGGCAGAAAAGAGTAATTATAAGATAGATATTATAGATTATTTACCTGGAGATGAAGCAGGAATTAAAAGCGTTACCATAAAAATAAATGGATCTTTTGCATATGGAAAATTAAAATATGAATCAGGAGTACATAGACTTGTTAGGGTATCACCATTTGATGCTGCTAATAGAAGACATACATCATTTGCATCTGTATCTGTTACACCAGAATTAGATGAGGATATTGATATAGAAATTAAACCTGATGATTTGAAGATAGATACATATAGGTCTGGTGGTGCCGGAGGACAACATGTAAATAAAACTGATTCAGCTGTTAGAATCACACATTTACCAACAGGTATTGTTGTTGCTTGTCAAAATGAAAGATCGCAGCATCAAAATAAAGCAACTGCAATGCAAATTTTAAAAGCAAGATTATTTGAGCTTGAAATGCAAAAGAAAATGGAAGAAAAATTAAAATTAATGGGAGATATGAAAGATATATCTTGGGGTAACCAAATTAGATCATATGTATTATACCCATATAAAATGGTTAAAGACCATAGGACAAATCATGAAACCTCAAACGCTGATGCTGTTTTAGATGGAGAACTTGATAGTTTTATTGAAGCTGAATTATTATATTTTGCAAAAATAAATAAAGATGATTAA
- a CDS encoding bifunctional 5,10-methylenetetrahydrofolate dehydrogenase/5,10-methenyltetrahydrofolate cyclohydrolase produces MKDLIQEKLFDIQYLIEKFDRPLFEKNIELFKKNNIKPSLVCILTSNDPGSISYAKGIKGICKSYDIEFILDKVDTKKELEEKIQFYNNNEKIYGIIVMYPTPYDKDTYFMNLVTPEKDVEGLNHEYMGYLVQHEFYSDNENLRKLIIPPTAKGILYVLKRNYVVYEKYYHIHGKYPDGLEENPFKLEGKKVVVINDSLAVGRSLALMMLNENASVRVCQKYTDFNDILRFVSFSDIIVSAVPSNKFTIPTKNIPKNSIVFDISFEGNFEYPDIFEKIYKISPKWNMVEKGNRINDMTLHRLVSNLFYLINRKLPNEDLIKLKEFEKSIYD; encoded by the coding sequence GTGAAGGATTTAATTCAAGAAAAGTTATTTGATATTCAATATTTAATAGAAAAATTTGATAGGCCGTTATTCGAAAAAAATATTGAATTATTTAAGAAAAATAATATTAAACCTAGTTTAGTATGTATTCTCACATCAAATGACCCAGGAAGTATTTCTTATGCTAAAGGTATAAAAGGTATATGTAAATCTTATGATATAGAATTTATTTTAGATAAGGTGGATACAAAAAAAGAATTAGAAGAAAAAATACAATTTTATAATAATAATGAAAAAATATATGGAATAATAGTTATGTATCCAACACCATATGATAAAGATACATATTTTATGAATTTAGTAACGCCTGAAAAGGATGTAGAAGGGTTAAATCATGAATATATGGGGTATTTAGTTCAACATGAGTTTTATAGCGATAATGAAAATTTAAGAAAATTAATAATTCCTCCAACTGCTAAAGGAATATTATACGTCTTAAAAAGAAATTATGTAGTATATGAAAAATATTACCATATTCATGGTAAATATCCTGATGGATTAGAAGAAAATCCATTTAAATTAGAAGGTAAAAAAGTAGTAGTTATTAATGATTCTTTGGCTGTAGGTAGATCCTTAGCATTAATGATGCTTAATGAGAATGCCAGTGTACGTGTATGCCAAAAATATACAGATTTTAATGATATTCTAAGATTTGTATCTTTTTCAGATATAATTGTATCAGCCGTACCTTCAAATAAATTCACTATCCCAACAAAAAATATACCAAAAAATTCTATTGTTTTTGATATATCTTTTGAAGGAAATTTTGAATACCCAGATATTTTTGAAAAAATATATAAGATTTCTCCTAAATGGAATATGGTTGAAAAAGGAAATAGAATAAATGATATGACATTGCATAGATTAGTGTCGAATTTATTTTATTTGATAAATAGAAAGTTACCTAATGAAGATTTAATAAAATTAAAAGAGTTTGAAAAAAGTATATATGATTAA
- a CDS encoding DUF1292 domain-containing protein, translating to MERLEFFTITGEDGNEYNFMFVEELKIDDKKYWICYEAFKEENSEDIVLGDTVAFKVNEEKGEIFLDAVEDDKELEKIEEEWKKVMEDVDIDENEDFIIIDENDEFVEDDSEEK from the coding sequence ATGGAAAGATTAGAATTTTTTACAATTACAGGAGAAGACGGAAATGAATATAATTTTATGTTTGTTGAAGAGTTAAAAATTGATGATAAAAAATATTGGATATGTTACGAAGCTTTTAAAGAAGAAAATAGTGAAGATATTGTTTTGGGAGATACAGTCGCTTTTAAAGTAAATGAAGAAAAAGGTGAAATATTTTTAGATGCAGTTGAAGATGATAAGGAATTAGAAAAGATTGAAGAAGAATGGAAAAAAGTAATGGAGGATGTTGATATCGACGAAAATGAAGATTTTATAATCATTGATGAAAATGACGAATTTGTAGAAGATGATAGCGAAGAAAAATAA